From Bombina bombina isolate aBomBom1 chromosome 1, aBomBom1.pri, whole genome shotgun sequence:
CCTGTACTGCTTGTCAATATCATCACTGTTCTTCCAACCTCCAATAATGAAGACATCATCTTTGTAGTAACAGACTGCAGCTCCTTCAATACTGAGAACCTCTGGTGGTAAACTTTCAAGAATTTCAGTGGGCGGTTGCCTAGAAACCTTGCTCTGAGCCTCTTCCACGGATATAGAATAGCTCTTGGGACAACACGAAGCAGTGTTGTAGAAGTTAGTACATGTCACCGACATTTGAAATACACAGTAGCTGTCCAAAAGAGGAAGGGACTCAACATCTTGCCACCTCTTGCTTTCTATATCATACCTGCAGTTAATGGTCCTAAGTCCATCCTCATTATCACTGTCCACAGGTGTACGAGCAGTGATGTAAATAAAACGATCTTCCACACTCACTGCCTTCACGTCTCGCAGAATCTTGGGGGCAGACTCTAGGCTCTGCCATTTGTCTTGCTCTGGGTCATAAACAGTGACATCTTTAAAGCCAGGACTAAAGTTTCCATGACCACCAATGCTGTATAGATTTCCCTTGACAGACAAGAGACCAAAGGAATGTTTCCTAGTTATTAGGTTGCTAACTTGTTCCCAGATGTTTCGGTTTGGATTGTATCTTTCTACAGTCTTAGCAAATCCTGGCTCCATGGAACCAGCTACATAAACAAAGGAATCTGTAGTCACTACTGCATGCCCATCAAGATGGTTGTGTATGTGTGGTAAATTCACCCACCTGTCTTCATGAATGAAGTAACCAACACATTCACTCAAGTAGTCTCCTCCTTCAGATACACCCCCAATCACCATAATAACATCCATATTCTGACCAAAGCGTGGTAACGAAGTCATGTGGTTAGCAAATGGCTGAAGGTGACCAGACTGTAAATTTTCTGACCTCAAAGCATGTCCTTCCACTGCTTCAGCCACCAAATTCAAGCAGACTTCACTTCCTGCCACCAGCCTCTCAGATTTCACATGCCGTGTGAGATAAGTTGGTTTCATTTGAGAAAGACGAAGCAACCGAAAAAGGTCCTCAAAATATTTTTCCCTCTCATATGTATTCTTTTGAACCCACTTTAGAACAGTTTCAAAGAGAACCTCTTCGGAGTCTACTGTGATCTCTGGGTCAGAAAGCCAATCTCTAACTAAGTGGAACGGTAACGTGTAGAACTCATCATCCAAAACCACTTTAAAGAAGTTCCTGCGTATCATGTCAGCAGCTTTCAATGCTAACTGGTTGAGAGTGTACATGTGAGCTAAGCTGTGAATAGCTACACAATTTGTAAGATTCAATTTTTTCTTCAGAAACTCTCCACAGAATTCCTTGAGGCGCAGCAACAAAAATCTGAAACAGAAACAAATAACATTTTTATCTAGAGTGAATTGCAGTAAAAGTGTAATAGTCATATAGGATACACAGTAAAATAACTGCACTGCATGCTGTTTTTACtggttttaaaaagggacatgaaacccaaaatatttatttcatgattcagatagagaatacaatattaaacattccaatgcacttctattatctaatttgctttattctttagatatcctttgttgaagagcaatgtgcatggttgagccaatcaaacgaggcatctatgtgcagccaccaatcagcagctactgagcctatttagacatgcttttcaaaggatatcacaagaattaagcaaattagataatagaagtaatttggaaagatgtttaaaattgcatgccttttctaaatcatgaaagaaaaaaaaaattgggtttcatgtccctttaatccaaggtaagactttaagatgactaaggtgtagagtagactgtccctttaaatgtgttcctTTATCATGAATTATAATGAAAAAGTGAtacaccttaaaaaaaataattgttttatatatatttatatttggagGGGGTATTAGATAGGCTTTTAAGACCTTTTGTGGAAAAATCTAATTCCTATATCAAGGACAAATGGTTTTCTAGATAAGCTGCAATACTTTGATTTACAGTCCGGGAAATGTATTCTGTATAGTCTAGATGTATCTAGTCTATACCACAATCTAGTGGGGTGGGAGCTATAAAGGCTGCACTAGTCCAATCCAAACAGTACCTACCACAGCACATTGAATTTATAAAAGATCTTTTGGAGATTATTCTCtatcataatttttttcttttcagagatcaattttacctacagcttaatatttgagaaattccattttcatgcttatttatgTATACGAAGTagatgattttgtgctttgaaaccacagcctattacaatgggttgaacttaaagttgatatcagatctcattatgttctaagtttgtgtacacagacttgcttccttatcttttatttggctggaataccaaagctcaatacatagagagaacaatggaaaatgatcattttattacttaaagtgtcagtaaaccttaaaaacaacgttatataattctgcacatagttcagaattatataacattatattagccaaacattataaaacataattgtaccctattaatttaaaaaaaaaccctgctgttttacagacccgctctctgtactctgctgagcgggtctgttatatttactcagcgcatcgggccagctgtatagtcacagcccggcccgaccgcgccatagcactaagtgcaactcgctcctgctgtcagacagagcaggagcgagctgcacttagtacagagagtgggtctgtaaaacagcgtttttttaaaaatgaatagggtacaattatgttttataatgtttggctaatataatgttatataattctgcactatgtgcagaattatataacatttttaaggtttactgtcccgttaactatcctgcatcccactgagagtgtaatctcttatgCTGGCAGTGtacacttaggctattcaatagcctatactccagtattagtttgttcagtgtaggtggcgataccacaggctaaatcagctatttcaaatgctgaaataggagtaaaggagctacttgtaaccaatgtaatacactctagcaggttaaaaggatcactgggaataatttaaaggggagaaattatttgggtgaactgtctctttaaatgtccgTTTTCCAAGTTATACGTAGGGGAAACGACTAGGAGGGTCCGCACAGGATCACGGTACATAAATCCAACATTAGAAACAATTATGAAAAATCCCCAGTGTTATGTTATTTTAGAGAAGCAGGCCACTCAGTAAGCCAGTTAAGGTACCAGGTGATTAAACATATCCATATAGACAcgcgagggggtgatagggaaaaAGAGATTGAAGCAAAGGCAATtcttttggatttataaattagaaactctgataccaaaataaattaataaggactgggatttaactatttttttataaatgtgtactgtcactttaaaaatgttCATTATTTTCTGATGTGCAAATGTGATGTCATTGGGGGTGGTGTCCCATTAAGGGTATTTGATGATTAAGTGCTACAGAGCACGAATCGCCTAAGGGATCTGTTCCCCAACCCTGCTGGGCACTttcatttttaatatgtaataaagttttaatttttattagtatccTTCACCGGAGTGCTGCCTTTCTTCCATTTTTTGTTAAGCTGGCTGTGGTAATACCTATGTATGCATGATTAAAGTGAagatccattttgatgaattagtgcccggtttttaataatcctattaaaaacaagggcactttaattcatcaaaattgacatttcaccgttTTCTTCTCAGAAATTACGAAACAgggttcctccaatcacagcttccccccgggggaatcttggcctgatgcaacgctgtgattggaggaatgctggattagtcattttggacccgcaaagacggcttgcaacgggcggaggaagtgctggaatgGCATTCAGgataaaaaggtacgtttttgaagaaaacggtgaaatgtcaattttgatgaattaaagtgccctt
This genomic window contains:
- the KLHL11 gene encoding kelch-like protein 11, which translates into the protein MAAAVVSMAASQHNSDVSEAGDVAPEDGEAEMFVSATHCSELALRQNEQRKQGLFCDMTLVFGSGSREFPAHRSVLAAATDYFAPLLSGQFEESRSGRVDMKWSTEPGPDLETVEAVVQYMYTGQIRVCTGNVHEVLELSDRFLLLRLKEFCGEFLKKKLNLTNCVAIHSLAHMYTLNQLALKAADMIRRNFFKVVLDDEFYTLPFHLVRDWLSDPEITVDSEEVLFETVLKWVQKNTYEREKYFEDLFRLLRLSQMKPTYLTRHVKSERLVAGSEVCLNLVAEAVEGHALRSENLQSGHLQPFANHMTSLPRFGQNMDVIMVIGGVSEGGDYLSECVGYFIHEDRWVNLPHIHNHLDGHAVVTTDSFVYVAGSMEPGFAKTVERYNPNRNIWEQVSNLITRKHSFGLLSVKGNLYSIGGHGNFSPGFKDVTVYDPEQDKWQSLESAPKILRDVKAVSVEDRFIYITARTPVDSDNEDGLRTINCRYDIESKRWQDVESLPLLDSYCVFQMSVTCTNFYNTASCCPKSYSISVEEAQSKVSRQPPTEILESLPPEVLSIEGAAVCYYKDDVFIIGGWKNSDDIDKQYRKEAYRYCAERKRWMLLPPMPQPRCRATACHVRIPYRCLHGSQKYPMPQNLMWQKDRIRQMQELHRHAMNLRSVSRSQIEC